A single window of Anomaloglossus baeobatrachus isolate aAnoBae1 chromosome 5, aAnoBae1.hap1, whole genome shotgun sequence DNA harbors:
- the LOC142310034 gene encoding heat shock protein 30C-like yields the protein MFPLSVLRSLYSPLCVCREPVLSLWLATQLMFGLLDEDMMTKDMEQRMQSVHQAYQLLAQGMDRRDNLSRSSAATDKNTSTTGKEGKENFELTLDISGFSPEELTFRTEGRRLIVSGKHDTKKEMENGGYFHEYKEWKREAELPQDVNPEDVVCSMSKDGQLRFLAPRLVLPAGEKRLIPITQSLGDGQLNPGDGQLSPGDGQLSPGDEQLSPGDGQLSPPEIQSSNPEERKD from the coding sequence ATGTTTCCTCTCAGCGTTCTGCGGTCCTTATACAGCCCTCTGTGTGTCTGCCGGGAGCCGGTCCTCAGTCTCTGGCTGGCTACACAACTCATGTTTGGCCTCCTGGATGAGGACATGATGACCAAGGACATGGAGCAGAGAATGCAGAGTGTCCACCAGGCTTACCAGCTCCTGGCACAGGGCATGGACCGGAGAGACAATCTGAGCAGAAGCTCTGCAGCCACTGACAAGAACACCTCCACCACAGGCAAAGAGGGGAAGGAAAACTTTGAGCTCACTCTGGACATAAGTGGCTTTTCTCCTGAGGAGCTGACATTTAGAACAGAAGGCAGGAGACTCATTGTATCAGGAAAGCATGACACGAAAAAGGAAATGGAGAATGGCGGCTATTTCCATGAGTACAAAGAGTGGAAGAGAGAAGCGGAGCTCCCGCAGGACGTCAACCCTGAGGACGTTGTGTGCTCCATGTCCAAGGATGGCCAGCTCCGCTTTCTGGCTCCTAGACTGGTGTTGCCGGCTGGTGAAAAAAGACTTATTCCTATCACCCAGAGCCTAGGAGATGGACAACTGAACCCAGGAGATGGACAACTGAGCCCAGGAGATGGACAACTGAGTCCAGGAGATGAACAACTGAGCCCAGGAGATGGACAACTGAGCCCCCCGGAGATCCAGAGCAGTAACCCAGAGGAGAGGAAGGACTGA